The Zalophus californianus isolate mZalCal1 chromosome X, mZalCal1.pri.v2, whole genome shotgun sequence genome window below encodes:
- the TCEANC gene encoding transcription elongation factor A N-terminal and central domain-containing protein — protein MNVCGTWTSINVHCLLLLRAVKMSDQKQVAAKASLIEQLMSKRNFEDLGNHLTELETLHVTKEHLQETVVVRAVYRVLKNCPTVALKKKAKHLLSEWKALYKDLHFKPRDSPKSLPTGRNSRLSHDPSQDEISGGSRSNSSPHDVAGAIETLVPENSTSQMEPGEEHFRGGDPKSTDQRSSESLDPTVPVRAKCTELLYEALTSSCTDQPKTDLWQNFAREIEGHIFTLHSKNLKKYKTCVRSKVANLKNPKNSHLQQNLLSGTTSPREFAEMTVMEMASKELKQLRASYTESCIQEHHLPHATEGMQTKKIKCRRCEKFNCKVTVIARGTLFLPSWVRNSNPDEEMMTYVICNECGEQWYHSKWVCL, from the coding sequence CTGTAAAGATGTCTGACCAGAAGCAGGTAGCTGCCAAAGCCTCCCTTATTGAGCAACTGATGTCTAAAAGGAATTTTGAGGATCTTGGCAACCACCTTACTGAGCTGGAGACTCTTCATGTGACTAAAGAGCATCTCCAGGAGACTGTTGTGGTGAGGGCGGTGTACAGAGTCCTCAAAAACTGCCCTACGGTGgctttgaaaaagaaagccaagcatTTGCTGTCAGAATGGAAAGCTCTTTATAAGGATCTCCACTTCAAACCAAGGGACAGCCCTAAATCACTCCCTACCGGCAGAAACTCCAGACTTTCTCATGACCCAAGTCAGGATGAGATATCAGGCGGCTCCAGGTCTAATTCATCACCCCACGATGTTGCAGGAGCTATTGAAACACTTGTGCCTGAAAATAGCACGAGTCAGATGGAGCCCGGGGAGGAGCATTTCAGGGGTGGTGACCCAAAATCCACTGACCAGAGATCCAGTGAGTCGCTGGATCCCACAGTACCTGTGAGAGCTAAATGCACAGAGCTTCTTTATGAAGCTTTAACAAGTTCTTGCACAGATCAGCCCAAAACTGATTTGTGGCAAAACTTTGCAAGAGAAATTGAAGGGCACATTTTTACCCTTCATTCGAAGAACCTCAAAAAGTACAAAACTTGTGTTAGAAGCAAAGTTGCCAACCTGAAGAACCCCAAAAATTCTCACTTACAACAGAACTTGCTCTCTGGGACCACGTCTCCGAGAGAATTCGCCGAAATGACGGTGATGGAGATGGCAAGCAAGGAACTGAAGCAGTTGAGAGCCTCCTACACAGAATCTTGCATACAGGAGCATCACCTTCCCCACGCCACTGAGGGCATgcagacaaagaaaataaaatgcagacgCTGTGAGAAGTTCAATTGCAAGGTCACCGTAATCGCCAGAGGAACACTTTTCCTGCCAAGTTGGGTGCGGAATTCAAATCCAGATGAAGAGATGATGACCTATGTGATCTGTAACGAATGTGGGGAGCAGTGGTATCATAGCAAGTGGGTCTGCCTGTGA
- the RAB9A gene encoding ras-related protein Rab-9A gives MAGKSSLFKVILLGDGGVGKSSLMNRYVTNKFDTQLFHTIGVEFLNKDLEVDGHFVTMQIWDTAGQERFRSLRTPFYRGSDCCLLTFSVDDSQSFQNLSNWKKEFIYYADVKEPESFPFVILGNKIDISERQVSTEEAQAWCRDNGDYPYFETSAKDATNVAAAFEEAVRRVLATEDRSDHLIQTDTVSLHRKPKPSSSCC, from the coding sequence ATGGCAGGAAaatcttcactttttaaagtaattctcCTTGGAGATGGTGGAGTTGGGAAGAGCTCTCTAATGAACAGATATGTGACCAATAAGTTTGATACCCAGCTCTTCCATACAATAGGtgtggaatttttaaataaagatttggaGGTGGATGGACATTTTGTTACCATGCAGATTTGGGACACGGCCGGTCAAGAGCGATTCAGAAGCCTGAGGACGCCATTTTACAGAGGTTCTGACTGTTGCCTGCTCACTTTTAGTGTCGATGATTCTCAGAGCTTCCAGAACTTGAGTAACTGGAAGAAAGAATTCATATATTACGCAGATGTGAAAGAGCCTGAAAGTTTTCCTTTCGTGATTTTGGGCAACAAGATTGACATAAGTGAACGTCAGGTGTCTACAGAAGAAGCCCAAGCCTGGTGCAGGGACAACGGCGACTATCCTTACTTTGAAACAAGTGCAAAAGATGCCACAAATGTCGCAGCGGCCTTCGAGGAAGCAGTTCGAAGAGTGCTTGCTACTGAGGATAGGTCAGATCACCTGATTCAGACAGACACGGTCAGTCTGCACCGAAAGCCCAAGCCTAGCTCATCTTGCTGTTGA